A single window of Arcobacter venerupis DNA harbors:
- a CDS encoding N-acetyl sugar amidotransferase yields MINKRKYQICTNCVMDTTDSKISFDENGVCDHCQTFNKDIKPNWHTDEKGFEEISKIAEQIKKEALGKDFDCIIGMSGGIDSSYLVYLAKEKLGLRPLVFHVDAGWNSQQAVHNIEQIVDKLNLELYTEVIDWEEMKDLQLAYFKAGVSNIDTPQDHSFFATMYKFAQKYDVKYILTGGNYSTECIRNPLEWMYYQSDSIQLKDIHSKFGAKPLKNFPVTNILWHKVYLPYIKKIKLIRPLDFMPYNKEEATQFLVDKFGYQRYVQKHFESRFTKFYESYWLPKKFGFDTRKVQYSSLIVTGQMTREEALEKLKKPAYDEETIKQDFEYIATKIGITLEELQGYMDAPNKTYKDYKNQMTIYDFGAKILKMLGIEKGGKR; encoded by the coding sequence GTGATAAATAAAAGAAAATATCAAATTTGTACAAATTGTGTTATGGATACTACAGATTCTAAAATAAGTTTTGATGAAAATGGAGTTTGTGATCATTGTCAAACATTTAATAAAGATATAAAACCAAACTGGCATACTGATGAAAAAGGTTTTGAAGAAATTTCTAAAATTGCTGAACAGATTAAAAAAGAAGCTTTGGGAAAAGATTTTGATTGTATTATTGGTATGAGTGGAGGTATTGATAGCTCTTATTTAGTGTATTTAGCAAAAGAAAAATTAGGGTTAAGACCTTTAGTTTTTCATGTTGATGCTGGATGGAATTCTCAACAAGCAGTACATAATATTGAGCAAATTGTAGACAAGCTAAATTTGGAGCTTTATACAGAGGTTATAGACTGGGAAGAGATGAAAGATTTACAATTGGCATATTTCAAAGCTGGTGTTTCCAATATTGATACTCCTCAGGATCATTCTTTTTTTGCTACTATGTATAAATTTGCACAAAAATATGATGTCAAATATATCTTAACAGGAGGAAATTATTCGACTGAATGTATAAGGAATCCTTTAGAGTGGATGTATTATCAATCTGATTCTATACAGTTAAAAGATATTCATAGTAAATTTGGCGCAAAGCCACTTAAGAATTTTCCTGTGACAAATATTCTTTGGCACAAAGTTTATTTGCCATATATTAAAAAAATAAAACTTATTAGACCTCTTGATTTTATGCCATATAATAAAGAAGAAGCAACTCAGTTTTTAGTTGATAAATTCGGTTATCAAAGATATGTACAAAAGCATTTTGAGTCAAGATTTACTAAGTTTTATGAATCTTATTGGCTCCCTAAAAAGTTTGGATTTGATACAAGAAAGGTACAGTATTCAAGTTTGATTGTAACTGGTCAAATGACTAGAGAAGAAGCATTAGAAAAATTAAAAAAGCCCGCATATGACGAAGAAACTATTAAACAGGATTTTGAATATATAGCAACAAAAATAGGCATTACTTTAGAAGAACTTCAAGGTTATATGGATGCTCCAAATAAAACATATAAAGATTATAAGAACCAAATGACTATTTATGATTTCGGAGCAAAAATACTAAAAATGTTAGGTATAGAAAAAGGTGGTAAAAGATGA
- the hisH gene encoding imidazole glycerol phosphate synthase subunit HisH: MIGIIDYGVGNIKAFANIYKNFDLPFKIIKNIAEFENITKLILPGVGSFDHAMTSLQNSGMREKLDELVLEKKIPMIGICVGMQMLAKSSEEGTLNGLGWIDGVVKKFDKSKIKNGPLPHMGWNNLNIEKKNKIFENLEENPRYYFLHSYYFECNNKDNVIATATYGEKFDCMINHENIYGIQCHPEKSHYNGIQLLKNFGEL, translated from the coding sequence ATGATTGGTATTATTGATTATGGAGTAGGAAATATAAAAGCTTTTGCAAATATATACAAAAATTTTGATCTACCTTTTAAAATTATAAAAAATATAGCTGAATTTGAAAATATAACTAAATTAATTCTTCCTGGGGTTGGTTCTTTTGATCATGCAATGACAAGTTTACAAAATTCAGGAATGAGAGAAAAACTTGATGAGTTAGTTTTAGAAAAAAAAATCCCAATGATAGGCATTTGTGTAGGTATGCAAATGCTTGCAAAATCCAGTGAAGAGGGAACTTTAAATGGATTAGGTTGGATAGATGGTGTTGTAAAAAAGTTTGATAAATCAAAAATAAAGAATGGACCATTACCACATATGGGATGGAATAATCTTAATATAGAAAAAAAAAATAAAATATTTGAAAATCTTGAAGAAAATCCACGATATTATTTTTTACATTCATATTATTTTGAATGTAATAATAAAGATAATGTGATAGCAACTGCAACTTATGGAGAAAAATTTGATTGTATGATTAATCATGAGAATATCTATGGTATTCAGTGTCACCCTGAAAAAAGCCATTATAATGGAATACAACTTTTAAAAAATTTTGGAGAACTGTAG
- a CDS encoding AglZ/HisF2 family acetamidino modification protein, giving the protein MLAPRIIPCLLVHNKGLVKTVKFKDPKYVGDPINAVKIFNEKESDELMVLDIDATVEHREPDYKMIENLATECRMPLCYGGGIRTVEQATKIFNLGVEKIALSSAAIENPKLLTDIAKEVGNQSVVVVIDVKKRMFGGYDVYTHNGTKKTKIDLEKFVIDLQSFGVGEIVINSIDNDGVMKGYDLNLIEKIKPLIDIPMTVLGGAGSLDDVSSLIEKFGIIGCSAGSLFVFKGKYKAVLINYPNKTDKEKIL; this is encoded by the coding sequence ATGTTAGCACCTAGAATAATACCTTGTCTTTTAGTACACAATAAAGGATTAGTAAAAACAGTAAAGTTTAAAGATCCAAAATATGTGGGTGATCCTATTAATGCAGTAAAGATTTTTAATGAAAAAGAATCTGATGAATTAATGGTTTTGGATATAGATGCAACAGTTGAACATCGAGAACCAGATTATAAAATGATTGAAAATTTAGCGACTGAATGTCGAATGCCTTTGTGTTATGGGGGCGGAATTAGAACAGTAGAACAAGCTACAAAAATATTTAATCTTGGTGTAGAAAAAATAGCATTAAGTTCTGCTGCAATTGAAAATCCAAAATTACTTACAGATATTGCTAAAGAAGTTGGAAATCAAAGTGTTGTAGTAGTAATTGATGTAAAGAAAAGAATGTTTGGTGGATATGATGTATATACTCATAATGGTACAAAAAAAACAAAAATTGATTTGGAAAAATTTGTCATAGATTTACAATCTTTTGGTGTTGGAGAAATAGTTATAAATTCTATAGATAATGATGGAGTTATGAAAGGTTATGATTTAAATTTAATTGAAAAAATTAAACCGTTAATAGATATTCCAATGACTGTTCTTGGTGGAGCTGGTTCATTAGATGATGTTAGTTCACTAATTGAAAAATTTGGAATTATAGGCTGTTCTGCAGGAAGTTTATTTGTTTTTAAAGGTAAGTATAAAGCAGTTTTAATTAATTATCCAAATAAAACAGATAAAGAAAAGATTCTATAA
- a CDS encoding acyltransferase family protein, protein MKKNNFDLLRLIAALQVVLMHTTKHVLLEHNYNLNVFWASVIKILSYIEGVPIFFLISGFLITMSYDRNSNLRDYIQNRFLRIFPGLYLNIFLGVIILYYFGYLHLNLEFFSWLIAQLTIVQFYNAEMFRGFGVGVINGSLWTISVELSFYIILPILFILFKKQKVFFIIISLVSFFIWNYDLNNTKDVFINKLVHVSILPYIFLFIIGICFYKFFNKVKIYIENKFVLWCIPFIVFNSVIYYFSIEANFFINILKWFIFSFLIFSFVFSFKNLSYKILYGNDYTYGIYIYHMLVINILVHLNFVAEIKYFVIAIVLSIILGIFSWHFIEKPMLKLKKHSIFKQREK, encoded by the coding sequence ATGAAAAAGAATAATTTTGATTTATTAAGGCTTATTGCTGCTTTGCAAGTTGTATTAATGCATACTACTAAACATGTTCTGTTAGAGCATAATTATAATTTAAATGTTTTTTGGGCTTCTGTAATAAAAATTTTATCATATATTGAAGGAGTTCCAATCTTTTTTCTAATAAGTGGATTTCTTATTACAATGTCTTATGATAGAAATTCAAATCTAAGAGATTATATTCAAAATAGATTTTTAAGGATTTTCCCTGGATTATATTTAAACATTTTTCTTGGTGTTATAATATTATATTATTTTGGATATCTACATCTTAATCTAGAATTTTTTAGTTGGTTAATAGCACAACTTACCATAGTTCAGTTTTACAACGCAGAAATGTTTAGAGGATTTGGAGTAGGTGTAATTAATGGTTCTTTATGGACTATTTCAGTTGAATTATCTTTTTACATTATTTTACCAATACTATTTATACTTTTTAAGAAACAAAAAGTTTTTTTTATAATCATTTCATTAGTTTCTTTTTTTATTTGGAATTATGATTTAAATAATACAAAAGATGTGTTTATTAATAAGCTAGTACATGTATCTATTCTTCCATATATATTTTTATTTATAATTGGTATATGTTTTTATAAATTTTTTAATAAAGTAAAGATTTATATTGAAAATAAATTCGTACTTTGGTGTATTCCTTTTATAGTCTTCAACAGTGTTATTTATTATTTTAGTATTGAAGCTAATTTTTTTATTAATATTCTAAAATGGTTTATTTTTTCATTTTTAATTTTTTCATTTGTTTTTTCATTTAAAAATTTAAGTTACAAAATATTGTATGGAAATGATTATACTTATGGAATATATATATATCATATGTTAGTAATAAATATTTTAGTTCATTTAAATTTTGTAGCTGAGATTAAATACTTTGTAATAGCTATTGTTTTAAGTATCATTTTAGGTATATTTTCTTGGCATTTTATTGAAAAACCAATGTTAAAGTTAAAAAAACATAGCATATTTAAACAAAGAGAAAAATAA
- a CDS encoding bi-domain-containing oxidoreductase produces MKQLIQSFKTGELGLFNVPAPVCEKNGALVQTTVSLVSAGTEKMLVDFAKKSMLAKAKDRPDLVKQVIDKMKKEGVRNTLEKVFTKLDTPIPLGYSLSGRVVQVGDELSGINIGDRVACGGAGYANHAEINYVPKNLMVKIPDGVDDIDASFVTVGAIALQGVRQTAPLLGEKIAVMGLGLLGQLTVQLLKANGCKVIGSDIDPDKMALAKKLGCDEVCHAGELISKANEFTCGYGVDAVIIAASTSSNQPITDAAEISRMRGRVVLVGMVGMDVPRNTYYKKELEIKLSMAYGPGRYDPEYEEKGIDYPYDLVRFTEQRNFEAFLGLIAEGKITPKELITHFYNFDDAMSAYDLLEGRIQEKYLGIVLNYKKNINLEDEKIVQRTEKKISSEKVNVGLIGAGNFTKSVILPNIQKVGEYELVGLCTATGVSAQGTGKKYDFKYITTDSDEIFKNSEINSVFVTTRHNDHSKKVLKAIESKKHCFVEKPLCIYEEELEAIKEAYTGETLVQVGFNRRYSPMIEKMKKSINGQISVNYRVNAGIIPKNVWIQDKTIGGGRIIGEVCHFIDTCSYLIESDVVSVFASTVNKADQSIPDEDNVNIILNYTNGSTATISYMAFGDSSMPKEYIEVFGSGVSMQMNDFRELTIFKKGKISKEKSANQDKGFVNEFKAFKEAVKSGNEAISFESIYNTTKTTFKILESIRSKSLVEV; encoded by the coding sequence ATGAAACAACTTATCCAATCATTCAAAACAGGGGAATTAGGTCTTTTTAATGTACCAGCACCGGTGTGTGAAAAAAATGGTGCATTAGTTCAAACAACAGTTAGTCTAGTAAGTGCAGGAACAGAAAAGATGCTAGTAGATTTTGCTAAAAAATCTATGTTAGCAAAAGCAAAAGATAGGCCAGATTTAGTAAAACAAGTAATAGACAAGATGAAAAAAGAGGGTGTGAGAAACACTCTTGAAAAAGTATTTACTAAGCTTGATACTCCTATCCCTTTGGGTTATAGTTTATCAGGTCGAGTAGTGCAAGTAGGCGATGAACTAAGTGGTATAAACATAGGTGATAGAGTAGCTTGTGGAGGTGCAGGATATGCAAACCATGCAGAGATAAACTATGTACCAAAAAACTTGATGGTAAAAATACCTGATGGTGTAGATGATATAGATGCTTCTTTTGTAACAGTTGGAGCAATTGCGCTTCAAGGAGTGAGACAAACAGCACCTTTACTTGGTGAAAAGATTGCAGTGATGGGTCTTGGACTTTTAGGGCAATTAACAGTTCAATTACTTAAAGCAAATGGATGTAAAGTGATAGGAAGTGATATAGATCCAGATAAAATGGCATTAGCTAAAAAACTTGGATGTGATGAAGTATGTCATGCAGGTGAATTGATTTCTAAAGCTAATGAATTTACTTGTGGATATGGAGTTGATGCTGTTATCATTGCTGCCTCGACTAGCTCAAATCAGCCTATTACTGATGCTGCTGAAATAAGTCGTATGAGAGGAAGGGTTGTACTTGTAGGTATGGTAGGTATGGATGTACCAAGAAATACATACTACAAAAAAGAGTTGGAGATAAAACTTTCTATGGCTTATGGTCCAGGAAGATATGACCCTGAATATGAAGAAAAAGGAATAGACTATCCTTATGATTTAGTAAGATTTACAGAACAAAGAAACTTTGAAGCGTTTTTAGGGCTTATTGCTGAGGGAAAAATTACTCCGAAAGAGCTTATTACTCACTTTTATAACTTTGATGATGCGATGAGTGCTTATGATTTATTAGAAGGAAGAATTCAAGAGAAATATTTAGGAATAGTTTTAAATTACAAAAAAAATATAAATCTTGAAGATGAAAAAATAGTTCAAAGAACTGAAAAAAAGATAAGTAGCGAAAAAGTAAATGTAGGACTTATTGGAGCTGGAAATTTTACAAAATCAGTTATTTTACCAAATATTCAAAAAGTTGGTGAGTATGAGCTTGTAGGGCTTTGTACAGCAACTGGAGTGTCAGCACAAGGAACAGGTAAAAAATATGATTTCAAATACATTACTACTGATAGTGATGAAATATTTAAAAATAGTGAGATAAATTCAGTTTTTGTAACTACAAGACATAATGATCATTCAAAAAAAGTATTAAAAGCGATAGAGTCAAAAAAACACTGCTTTGTAGAGAAACCTCTATGCATATATGAAGAAGAACTAGAAGCTATAAAAGAAGCTTACACAGGGGAAACTCTAGTGCAAGTGGGATTTAACAGAAGATATTCACCTATGATAGAAAAAATGAAAAAATCTATTAATGGACAAATATCAGTAAACTATAGAGTAAATGCAGGAATAATTCCTAAAAATGTCTGGATACAAGATAAAACTATAGGTGGAGGAAGAATTATCGGTGAGGTTTGCCACTTTATAGATACATGTAGTTATCTCATAGAAAGTGATGTTGTAAGTGTATTTGCATCAACAGTAAATAAAGCTGACCAATCAATTCCAGATGAGGATAATGTAAATATTATATTAAATTATACAAATGGAAGTACAGCAACTATAAGCTACATGGCTTTTGGTGATAGTAGCATGCCAAAAGAGTATATAGAAGTATTTGGTAGTGGTGTAAGTATGCAGATGAATGATTTTAGAGAACTTACAATCTTCAAAAAAGGAAAAATATCAAAAGAAAAAAGTGCTAATCAAGACAAAGGTTTTGTAAATGAATTTAAAGCTTTTAAAGAAGCTGTAAAAAGTGGAAATGAAGCTATAAGTTTTGAAAGCATTTATAATACTACAAAAACTACATTTAAAATCTTAGAGTCTATTCGAAGTAAGAGTTTAGTGGAAGTTTGA
- a CDS encoding heparinase II/III family protein: MDKYIRLFNTIKYLKYTQIYYRLFYFVRSRFRKITRFKYKFEKESNSIALKLINSCEYYSSYKDNEFNMLNLSKKFYDRKDWNYGDYGKLWTYNLTYFEYLKEKEDVNLIYDFIENIERIKDGLEPFPISLRGINWIKFLIKHEIKDKKIDYSLYAQYYMLLDNLEYHLLGNHLLENGFSLLFGAYYFQDEVLYKKAKEILEKELEEQILDDGAHFELSPMYHQLMLFRVLDCINLVQNNSLKEQELLECLEEKASLMLGWLENISYEYGEIPLLNDSANKITPTSVELFDYSLRLNLKIVVKDLNQSGYRKRKKEKYECIVDVGKVGANYIPGHAHADSFNFELYIKNKPFIVDTGLSTYNIGKQRDYERSTKSHNTVEINSENSSEVWGGFRVANRANIVEFIEKEDFIKATHDGYKKKFSILHTREWKFEEDKIIIEDSLNKECNAIARLHFYSDVTENEILEKIDLGNLQYKIETYNYAPEFNKTLKALVLEISFEKKLKVEINL; the protein is encoded by the coding sequence ATGGATAAATATATCAGATTATTTAATACAATTAAATATCTAAAATATACTCAGATTTACTATAGATTATTTTATTTTGTTAGAAGTAGATTTAGAAAAATCACTAGATTTAAATATAAATTTGAAAAAGAATCAAATTCAATTGCTTTGAAACTAATAAATTCATGTGAGTATTATAGCAGTTATAAAGATAATGAATTTAATATGTTAAATCTATCAAAAAAGTTTTATGATAGAAAAGACTGGAACTATGGTGATTATGGAAAACTTTGGACTTATAATCTCACATATTTTGAATATTTAAAAGAAAAAGAAGATGTAAATTTGATATATGATTTTATCGAAAATATAGAGAGAATAAAAGATGGACTTGAACCCTTCCCTATAAGTCTGAGAGGGATAAATTGGATAAAATTTTTGATTAAGCATGAGATAAAAGATAAAAAGATAGATTATAGTTTATATGCTCAATATTATATGTTACTTGATAATTTAGAATATCATTTACTTGGGAATCATTTATTAGAAAATGGATTTAGCCTTTTGTTTGGAGCTTACTATTTTCAAGATGAAGTTTTATATAAAAAAGCTAAAGAGATTTTAGAAAAAGAGTTAGAGGAACAGATACTTGATGATGGAGCTCATTTTGAATTAAGTCCTATGTATCATCAGCTTATGCTTTTTAGAGTATTAGATTGTATAAATTTAGTTCAAAATAATAGTTTGAAAGAGCAGGAATTATTAGAATGTTTAGAAGAAAAAGCTTCCTTGATGTTAGGATGGCTTGAAAATATTAGCTATGAATATGGTGAGATCCCACTTTTAAATGACAGTGCAAATAAAATAACTCCAACTTCTGTAGAACTTTTTGATTATTCTTTAAGATTAAATTTAAAAATTGTTGTGAAAGATTTAAATCAGTCAGGTTATAGAAAAAGAAAAAAAGAAAAATATGAATGTATAGTTGATGTTGGAAAAGTTGGTGCTAATTATATCCCTGGTCATGCCCATGCAGATAGCTTCAATTTTGAATTATATATCAAAAACAAACCTTTCATAGTAGATACTGGACTTAGCACATATAATATTGGAAAACAAAGAGATTATGAACGAAGTACAAAATCTCATAATACAGTTGAAATCAATAGTGAAAATAGTAGTGAAGTTTGGGGTGGATTTAGAGTTGCAAATAGAGCAAATATTGTAGAATTTATTGAAAAAGAAGATTTTATAAAAGCGACTCATGATGGATATAAAAAGAAATTTAGTATTTTACATACAAGAGAATGGAAATTTGAAGAAGATAAAATTATCATAGAAGATAGTTTAAATAAAGAATGTAATGCAATTGCAAGATTACATTTTTATTCAGATGTAACAGAGAATGAAATATTAGAAAAAATAGATTTAGGAAATTTACAATATAAAATAGAAACTTATAATTATGCACCTGAATTTAATAAAACTCTAAAAGCTTTAGTTTTAGAGATATCATTTGAAAAAAAGTTGAAAGTAGAGATAAATCTATGA
- a CDS encoding glycosyltransferase family 4 protein, which produces MRILVLSFYYAPDLCAGSFRTTAFVEELKKQINPNDKIEIITAMPNRYGSFSEDAKEFEKLEENINITRIDLGTHKSGFVDQSKLFLKFAWQVMKVVKKREKYDLIYATSSRLMTAFLGSLIANKQKAKLYLDIRDIFTDTLESVFAKSKLRYVIPIFRKIEKYTINSATHINLVSKGFEKYFKNINNKIAYSFYTNGIDDVFLEYSFIQDKKNEKIIITYAGNIGEGQGLEKIISAMAKKLGEEYEIHIIGDGGRKKALIKNLKDIENVKLFTPVNRTKLLEIYKNSDILFLHLNDYEAFKKVLPSKLFEYATTNKFIIAGVSGYAKEFIEENISDAFTFEPCNANDFYEKFKKVETITNVNRISFVEKFKRENIMNKMAKEVYEI; this is translated from the coding sequence ATGAGAATATTAGTATTGAGTTTTTATTATGCTCCTGATTTATGTGCAGGTTCATTTAGAACAACTGCTTTTGTAGAAGAGTTAAAAAAACAAATAAACCCTAACGACAAAATAGAAATAATAACAGCTATGCCAAATAGATATGGTAGTTTTAGTGAAGATGCTAAAGAGTTTGAGAAACTAGAAGAAAATATTAATATAACTAGAATAGATTTAGGTACTCATAAAAGTGGATTTGTAGATCAGTCAAAACTTTTTTTAAAATTCGCATGGCAAGTTATGAAAGTAGTGAAAAAAAGAGAAAAATATGATTTAATATATGCAACTTCATCAAGACTTATGACAGCTTTTTTAGGAAGTTTAATAGCAAATAAGCAAAAAGCAAAATTATATTTAGATATTAGAGATATTTTTACTGACACTTTAGAATCTGTGTTTGCAAAAAGTAAATTAAGATATGTAATTCCAATTTTTAGAAAAATAGAAAAATATACTATTAATTCAGCAACTCATATAAATCTAGTATCAAAAGGTTTTGAGAAGTATTTTAAAAATATTAATAATAAAATTGCATATAGTTTCTATACAAATGGAATAGATGATGTGTTTTTAGAGTATAGCTTTATACAAGATAAAAAAAATGAAAAAATAATTATTACTTATGCAGGAAATATAGGAGAAGGTCAAGGCTTGGAAAAAATAATTTCTGCAATGGCTAAAAAACTTGGAGAAGAGTATGAAATACATATCATTGGTGATGGAGGAAGAAAAAAAGCTTTAATAAAAAATTTAAAAGATATTGAAAATGTAAAACTTTTTACTCCTGTAAATAGAACAAAGTTACTTGAAATTTATAAAAATAGTGATATTTTATTTTTACACTTAAATGATTATGAAGCTTTTAAAAAAGTACTTCCTTCTAAACTTTTTGAATATGCTACTACAAATAAATTTATAATAGCAGGTGTTAGCGGATATGCTAAAGAATTTATTGAAGAAAATATAAGTGATGCTTTTACTTTTGAGCCATGTAATGCTAATGACTTTTATGAGAAGTTTAAAAAAGTAGAAACCATTACTAATGTAAATAGAATTTCTTTTGTAGAAAAATTTAAAAGAGAAAATATTATGAATAAAATGGCTAAAGAGGTATATGAGATATGA
- a CDS encoding NAD-dependent epimerase/dehydratase family protein, whose product MRLLITGSNGFVGNYFTTKYKNKYNIKTFSFLKDDINSLNCSGVDIVFHLSALVHQMGGASALEYERVNVTQTLQLAQKAKESGVKQFVFMSTVKVYGEETNNKYTENSVCNPEDEYGKSKLKAEKELQKLENESFKVSIIRTPIVYGYGVKANIKSLVNLVNKIPILPFGKIRNKRSMVYIGNICHLVDTVIQKEQSGIFLASDDEPLSTSELIELIAKNLDKKIYLLKIPFFESLLKLLKPSFHKRLYGSLEINNSLTKEKLNLKNPYSAEEGIRLMIKGEII is encoded by the coding sequence ATGAGACTTTTAATTACTGGCTCAAATGGTTTTGTAGGAAACTACTTCACAACTAAATATAAAAATAAATATAATATAAAAACTTTCAGCTTTTTAAAAGATGATATAAATAGTTTAAATTGTAGTGGTGTAGATATAGTTTTTCACCTATCAGCACTGGTGCACCAAATGGGTGGAGCAAGTGCTCTTGAATATGAAAGAGTAAATGTAACTCAGACTTTACAACTAGCACAAAAAGCAAAAGAATCAGGTGTAAAACAATTTGTATTTATGAGTACAGTCAAAGTTTATGGAGAAGAAACAAATAATAAATATACTGAAAATAGTGTTTGTAATCCAGAAGATGAATATGGAAAAAGTAAACTGAAAGCAGAAAAAGAACTACAAAAACTTGAAAATGAGAGTTTTAAAGTAAGTATCATCCGAACGCCGATAGTTTATGGATATGGCGTAAAAGCAAATATAAAATCACTCGTAAATCTAGTAAATAAAATACCTATTTTACCTTTTGGAAAGATAAGAAATAAACGAAGTATGGTTTACATAGGAAATATTTGTCATTTAGTAGACACAGTTATACAAAAAGAACAATCAGGAATATTTTTAGCCTCAGATGATGAACCTCTTAGTACTTCAGAACTTATTGAACTTATAGCAAAAAATCTTGATAAAAAAATATATCTTTTAAAAATACCATTTTTTGAAAGTTTATTAAAACTATTAAAACCATCATTTCATAAAAGACTTTATGGAAGTTTAGAAATAAATAATAGTCTTACAAAAGAGAAGTTAAATCTAAAAAATCCTTATAGTGCAGAAGAAGGAATAAGATTAATGATAAAAGGAGAAATCATTTGA
- a CDS encoding MraY family glycosyltransferase, translating to MIYLVLLLISFSLTYFIKNYAIKKSLIAHVNERSSHTTPTPHGGGIAISITWFIGLVYLYFTAQIETNLFYALLFGFIISIVSFFDDIYELSPKLRLITQAIVAIAGLYCLGGFDSLTFGIFDIQNPILTNIFAFFMIIWFINLYNFLDGINGYAGSEAIFLALAGFILFGGNHFLVLIVAVLGFLYWNWNKAKIFMGDVGSTLLGYNIAIFTIYYANQEASNFWIWIILFSVYWFDATLTLIRRKLNKEKLSQAHKKHAYQRLSQVGWSHFKVTNYSILLNMVLFCIIYFVSNIFIAFMFALIFLILVMKFIDSKKRFE from the coding sequence TTGATTTATTTAGTACTTTTACTAATATCATTTTCATTAACATATTTTATAAAAAACTATGCAATAAAAAAATCTCTAATTGCCCACGTAAATGAACGAAGTTCTCATACAACTCCTACTCCTCATGGTGGAGGAATTGCTATTTCTATTACTTGGTTTATAGGGTTAGTTTATCTATATTTTACAGCTCAAATAGAAACAAATCTTTTTTATGCATTACTTTTTGGTTTTATTATTTCAATTGTGAGTTTTTTTGATGATATATATGAATTAAGTCCAAAACTTAGACTTATCACACAAGCTATAGTTGCAATTGCTGGACTTTATTGTTTAGGTGGATTTGATAGTTTAACTTTTGGTATTTTTGATATTCAAAATCCAATTTTGACAAATATTTTTGCATTTTTTATGATTATTTGGTTTATAAATCTTTATAATTTTCTTGATGGAATAAATGGATATGCTGGCAGTGAAGCTATATTTTTAGCACTTGCTGGCTTTATTTTATTTGGTGGAAATCACTTTTTAGTGTTAATTGTTGCAGTTTTAGGATTTTTATATTGGAATTGGAATAAAGCAAAGATATTTATGGGAGATGTTGGAAGCACACTTTTAGGATATAATATTGCAATTTTCACTATTTATTATGCAAATCAAGAAGCTTCAAATTTTTGGATTTGGATTATCTTATTTAGTGTTTATTGGTTTGATGCAACTTTGACTTTGATACGAAGAAAATTAAATAAAGAAAAATTATCTCAAGCACATAAAAAACATGCATATCAAAGACTTTCTCAAGTTGGGTGGAGTCATTTTAAAGTTACAAATTATTCAATATTATTGAATATGGTATTATTTTGTATCATTTATTTTGTGTCAAATATTTTTATTGCTTTTATGTTTGCTTTAATATTTCTTATTTTAGTTATGAAGTTTATTGATAGCAAAAAAAGATTTGAATAA